TAAATCTTATTTTCGTTTTTTTAACGCCTTCTTCATCTACTTCATAGCACTCGACGTATCTAGTAGCTTTTTTATAGTCTTGAAACTTCGATAGAGGGTTTTTTGAGGTTAGTAGAAACCTAATCTCCGTAGCTTTAAGCTGAGTCCCAGATAACGCCCAGTACCCTCGTTCTAATAAGAAATCGTGCATATTTTTCCATTTATTATCAGCAATGATTTTTTCTGCAAAATCAAAATCAGATCTAAGCTTATCCGTTTTTCTCGAGGTTAGTTCATTAAATGCTTTAAAAGTTGCAAATAAACTGGCAATAAGAGCGATCAATTTCCCTGTCGATTCTAGTGAAATAATATCCATTTTCCCCTCAAAATTTTTATATTGTATTTTTACCAAAAATTTATATATGTAGCATAATTTAGTTTATGATAAATTATATTTTCAACAAGTTCCGAAAAATGCTTATAAGTAGCAACTAACGCCCAATTAAGTAGTGAGCAACGCACTACAAAAGCTACCGTATTACGCCATAAACGCAAAACTCACAGCAAACTAAAACTACCACGTGTTGCGAATCTGCTTAAATTTTTTGTTAAAAAGAGGCTACTCGATCCCCAACCCTCTTTTAAGAACAGCTTTTTGGCTAGCGTGTATGTTATTAGCATCAATCAATTTAAAAGCACAATTACCAAAACCTGTAAATTTATAAATCCAAGTTTGTTTGAACGCTAAAGCTGAAAATTCATCTTTAAATAAAAACTTTTTCTTTTCTTCGATCACAAGTATGACATTGGCAATGTTTATTAATGTATCAACAACAACTTTTGCACAGTTTTCTATTTCTTCGCTTTTAGAACACCTTTCGAAATGACAGTCATTAATTGCCTCATAGATACTCTTACCATTAAGTTTACGAGCAGGTTTATTGATCATACTTTCAAATTGCTTGGATATATTTTCCAAGTCTTCTGTTCTCATTTTTATCTCATCAAGCTTTTGAGAGTACTCATTAGCAATTTTCTGATTTTGCAGTGTTTCAGAAACAGCGATTAGTGCCAGAGCAGATAGAATTGGCCCCAAAACGCCTCCAATAAAGCAACCAAAGTCTGACCATTTTTGCGAATCAATAACGAATTTTTGATGTGAATAAAAGTAGAAGAAATATAGATATGTACCAAAAGTAACCAAAATCACCAATACCGCCATCGCTAAATACTTTCGCATATATCCTTACCTCTTTTTAACAGTTCTTATACAGAACCGCTCTCTCAGAAAGGCTCTGTATAATCTTCCTTCCCTACACGGTAGATAATTTAAGCATCCTTATTTCAAATCGCTATCGAACTCATTATCCACGTAAGTAAAAAATACCGAATAGTTCTTTTTTATCTATCCACAGAGCCCAGTTTTAAGTTTTGTATACAAGAACCATATAATTTGCTCGTTCACGCTACCTCATGTTTCAATTAAGAAAATGCTTATAAGCGCATACCGTTAACTTGCATATCGTTACATACTATTGACAGAAAACATATAGTATTTTTGCGTATTAGCAACCGCATGGCATTCATTTAATCAATACCGGACATAAATTGGGGGTTGAAGGGAAGTGCAGGCAATAAAAAGGAGCCATGATTGGCTCCTTGGTGGGGTTGATAAAGGTAGAATGCACGTGCTTACACGTGGAACTTCTCGATAAGCCCAAGCTGAGTTCTTGCTTGATCTTTTAGCGTTTCACTTGATTCCGCGTTGCTCACTGCACCGCGAGCCGTTTCTTCTGCTGAATCACTGATATGTACCACGCTTTGGCTGATCTCTTTCGCTGTAGAACTTTGCTCTTCTGTTGCTGTAGCTATCTGCATGTTCATTTCTACGATTTGGCCAATCAACGAACTCATTTGCACCAAGCCTTGGTCGGCTTGTTCGGCCACAGCAATGTTGGAATCATTTTTACTCAAGTTCACGTTAATGACATCCACAACTGCACGAATCAATTTTTGCATAATTTCAATCATGCTCTGAATCTCTTCAGTGGATTTCTTAGTTCGACTTGCGAGGTTACGGACTTCATCGGCCACCACTGCGAAGCCGCGCCCTTGTTCGCCAGCACGGGCCGCTTCGATGGCCGCGTTCAGTGCCAATAGGTTGGTTTGCTCTGCAATGTCTTGAATGGTTTCGATGATACTATCGATTTTTTCACCATACTCATTCAATTCAATTGCTGTGCGTGATGTTTTCTCAATCTGTTCGGCCTGCTCTTTAATGTTATCAATTGCTTGTTTAATACTTTGACCAACATCCGTAGTTTGCTCATGTGCTTGTTCTGCTGCCATCATGGTATCTTGGGCACGTTGCGCGACTTCGGCAACCGAGCTTTCCATTTCGGTCATGGCTGAAGCAGTGGTTTCAAGCAAGGTACGTTGGCTCGATACCGCAGCTGTTGTTTGATTGCTAATGGTCGCATTACTGTCCGCCACTTGGGTCAACTCTTGGGCAGAGCGACTTAACCCAGAGAAAGTCTCGCGCAAGTTACCTGCTAACCCATTTAAATAGCTACCAAGTTCACCAAACTCATCTTTTGTTTTTTGCTCAAATTCGACCGTTAAGTCACCTTTCGTCATTTGAATCAACGCTTGTTTAAAGTTCTTCAATGCTTTACGAACTGAAGAAGCAATCCAAGCCGGCACAAAAATCGCGATGGCCAATGCGATCGCACTGACGATAAACATGGTTTCTTTAATTAAGTTGATGCTTTCTTCACTGCTTTGACGTGCTTGAGCAACAATCTTATCCGACTCAACAATAAACTTGTCTAACGAATCTTGTAGTGCGGAGGTATTCGCTTTAATCGTTGCCATATTTGTATCAGTTTGCTCTTTGAGATCGTGGCGCACTTTGTAATAGGCAAACAGGCCATCAGGATTTTGTATTTCATCGACTAATGGGTTGATCATTAAGCTAAATAGCTTGCCTTTATCTGTGTCATAACGCTGGATTTCATTAAAGCGGTTTTTGAGGACAACACTCATCCCTTCCAAACTGCTCTCCAACATTTTTAAATTTTTACTCACCAAATAATGGTTAAATGCATTCAGTACTTGCTTGGTTTCACGCTGTAAACCAACAATGGTTAAGTTAAACTGTGGGTCGTCGGTAAAACGTCCAGTCGAATACTTCTGCAAGTAATAGGTTAAGCGTCTTTCTACGTTACTGATGGTTTTAAGATGCTCATCGATTTTGGCTTCATTAATCAGTGTCTTACGACGGATATCCATCAAATTTTTACCCGCGTTTGTGTAGCTTTTACGCAAGTTGGTGATTTGATCAATATCAGCAGCAAATGCACCACCTTTATTCAGGCTTGAATTACTGATGTCATTGATGGTGGACTCAATTTTTCCGTTCATGCCGGAAAAATCCTGCTCTAATTGGCTAATTTGAGCCGCATCATCGACCGCAAACACGCTGACCACGTAATTGTTTTGCTGCAAAACATCCGTTTTCAACGTGCCTACTGCTTTAGAGAGCGGTAAAGTTACACGTGTTACTTCTGATATATCCGTATTGATTTTATCGACCGAGAAGTAGTTTACGGCAACAAGAATTAACAGGAAGACCACCAAGACTGCGAAGCCGCCTATAATCCGAGAAACTAAAGACATAATATGTTACTCCAAAACCGTTATTACTGGCTTAAGCTTGGTTAATCTTTAACGAACTGTTGGTAGTTATCTTTGGTCACCAATTTAAATGGTACCCAGTGCGGCGATTTAACGCGCTCACCGTTTATCATTTTATAGGCCATTTCAACTGCAGCTCGCCCCTGTCCGACAGCATCTTGTAATACGGTCACGTCTAGATCACCTTTCGACATATCGATTAGCGCATCTTTGGTCGCATCAACGCCACCGGTTAAATATTTTTTCGGGTCTTTACCGGCATCACGTAAAGCCATAATTCCGCCAATGATCATTTCATCGTTGTTGCCCAATAAAATGTCAAAGTCGACTCCTTGTTTGATCCAATCAGAGACTATTTTATAGCCTTTATTACGCTGCCAGAATCCAGATTCACGTTTAATGACCGTCAGGTTTGGATATTTTGCTACCACGTCGTCTACATCTTGGGTACGAGTACGCGCCGCTTTATGATTCATATCCCCCATCATTAATGCGATTTTGCCTTTGTAACCCGCTAATCGCGCCAACTCTTCCATTTGCATCGTGCCGGATTCAAGTTCGTTAGACCCGACGTAAATCGTGTTACGCGGCATACCTTCGAGATCGTCAGTTGGTTCGGTGTTAATAAAAACCAGTGGCACTTTCTCAGCATATTTAAACAGGGATTCGTTTTGTTCCGGGGTACCACAAGGGAATATGATGATGGCATCCGCCCCTGCTTTAATGTAACTCTCTATCTGTTGCACTTGGACGGCAAAATTATTTTCTGCCGAGTCTATGTAAACGTCATCACGTCTATCATCGACCGCTTTTTCAATACTAGAGGACAATAAGTTACGAAAGTTATCTTCGGAACTTACGGTGACTGCGAGGAATTTGGCATTGGCCATTGGCACATGGAGCAACATACCACCGAGCAATAACGCGGCAGCAATATGAATTCCATGCTTAAAACGCAGTTTAGAACGATTCATAAAGTTCAACTCCATGTTTCCTAACTCACGGCTAAAAACTTGAAATAAGTATAGACGGCTTCTTCAAATAGCCAATTTGGCACGTGTTACAAAAAAACCTAACTTTTACAGAAACAAAATCAACAATAACAATGCCTTAACAATCTTTTTATGAATAATTCAGTTTATGTCGAAAGAATAAAAACAAGATCCAGATTGCAATTATTAAAATTGATTATTCACTCAGTTAAGTGATTTATTTTGAATAATTTATCCTCTGCCACTTTCGAGTAATCATCTCACTGCACATCCATTTTCTCTGTTTTGATGTGTATTCCTCTACTTCGATAGAACAGCGTTGGCATTTATTCCTTCACCTCCGCTAAATTTGCTGCTTTTTTTCTATTCGAAAAACCCTCCTTTTTATGATTTTTTACTCATCTAGAGAGCATTCGGATAAATATTGTTCACTTTCGGCACATTAAGGGTTGATGCTCGCAAATTGACAGGTAATATGTGGACTTGAAACTGTAAAATTCTCTACAACTGAATGTTTCGACTGTTTTTTGTTCAATGTTGAACAAATCGGGCATTGGGTTGAATTTTTACTTCTATGGAGACAAAACAAAACATGACTTACGCGCCTGTAACAGACGTATTAAGCGGAAAGCTCGCAGTAGACAGTGAAGTCACTGTTCGCGGCTGGGTTCGCACACGTCGTGATTCCAAAGCTGGAATCTCTTTCCTTGCCATTTATGACGGCTCTTGTTTCAACCCGATCCAGGCCGTGGTTCCTAATAATCTAAATAATTACAACGAAGAAGTTCTTAAGCTGACTACAGGTTGCTCTGTAGAAGTTACAGGTACTGTTGTTGCGTCTCCTGCAAAAGGTCAAGATTTTGAACTCGCTGCAACCAACGTAAAAGTAGTTGGTTGGGTTGAAGATGCTGATACTTACCCAATGGCGAAAACTCGTCACTCAATCGAATACCTACGTGAAGTCGCTCACCTACGCCCACGCACTAACGTAATTGGTGCTGTAGCGCGCGTTCGTAACTGCCTGTCACAAGCCATTCACCGCTTTTATCACGAGCAAGGCTTTAACTGGGTTTCAGCACCGCTAATTACTGCTGCAGACGCAGAAGGCGCTGGTGAAATGTTCCGTGTATCGACACTGGACCTAGAAAACCTTCCGCTAACTGATGAAGGCAAAGTGGACTACAACGAAGATTTCTTCGGTAAAGAAACCTTCCTAACGGTATCTGGTCAGCTAAACGCAGAAGCATACGCATGTGCGATTTCTAAAGTGTACACATTTGGCCCAACGTTCCGTGCTGAAAACTCAAACACAAGTCGCCACCTTGCAGAATTCTGGATGGTTGAACCTGAAGTCGCATTTGCCGAACTAGACGATGTTGCGAAACTGTCTGAAGAGATGCTGAAATATGTGTTTAAAGCTGTGCTTGAAGAACGCCGTGATGATCTTGAATTTTTCGCACAACGTATCGACAAAGAAGCCATTACTCGTCTAGAGAAATTCGTGGATTCTGATTTTGCACAAGTTGATTACACAGATGCGATCGACATCCTGATCAAATCAGGTAAAGAATTCGAATTCCCAGTTGAATGGGGCATTGATTTAGCTTCTGAGCACGAGCGTTTCCTCGCTGAAGAACACTTCAAAGCACCAGTGATTGTTAAGAACTATCCAAAAGACATCAAAGCGTTCTACATGCGTCTTAACGAAGACGGCAAAACTGTTGCTGCGATGGACGTTCTTGCTCCTGGCATTGGTGAAATCATTGGTGGTTCACAACGTGAAGAACGTTTAGACGTTCTTGATGCACGTATGAAAGAAATGAACATCGAACCAGAAAGCATGAGCTGGTACCGCGACCTACGCCGTTACGGTACTGTTCCTCACGCCGGTTTTGGTCTTGGTTTCGAACGCCTAGTGTCGTACGTAACAGGTATGGGTAACGTTCGTGACGTGATTCCATTCCCACGTACACCACGTAACGCAAACTACTAAGTTTCGTACTAGGTTCAATATTAAAAGAGTCATCTTCGGATGGCTCTTTTTGTGTTCTGGCAACAGATTTTAACGTACAGCTCATGCTATTTTTGGATGTGATTTAGCGTGAATTCCTTATGGTTAAATCCTCTATTGGATTACTGTAAATGCAGTTTTTTTGCATATTAACAACTAGGTATTCAACAGCTGTAACAGGTAAACAAAAGAAATTTGAATTTTTATGTTATGCCCTGTTGTCTCTCGTTAGCCAGACAGGTATAAATAGTAATTAATCACTTTCCACCCAATTACACATGGACGACCACTATGTTTGAAAAAATTGTCGCAGCACCTGCAGACCCTATCCTTGGCTTAACGGAAGAGTTCAAAAAAGATACTCGTACCGATAAGATCAACCTTGGTGTGGGTATCTACAAAAACGAAGCAGGTGAAACCCCTGTACTTGCGACAGTCAAGAAAGCTGAAGCAGCCCTACTTGATTCGGAAAAAACTAAATCTTATTTAAGTATTGAAGGGACTGCTGATTACGGTCTAGCGGTACAAAAGCTGCTTTTTGGTGCTGATGCGGATATCGTCGCTTCACATCGCGCTAAAACGGCTCAGGCTCCTGGCGGTACCGGCGCACTGCGTATTGCAGGCGAATTTATCAAACGTCATCTCGGTGATGTCAAAGTGTGGATCAGTAACCCAACTTGGGCAAACCACCATGCGGTATTCAATAGCTCAGGTCTAGAAACAGCTCAATACACGTACTACAACGCAGAAACTCACGATAAAGATTTTCCAGCGATGCTTGCCGATCTTGAAGAAGCGCAAGCCGGTGATGTGGTATTACTCCATGGGTGCTGTCATAACCCAACAGGGATTGATCCAACTAAGGATGAGTGGGAAACATTGGCAAAATTGGTTGCAGCAAAAGGCTTACTGCCTCTATTTGACTTTGCATACCAAGGTTTTGCCAACGGTGTAGAAGAAGATGCTGCGGGTCTGCGTTTGTTCACTCAATACAACTCTGAGATTTTGGTAGCAAGTTCGTTCTCGAAAAACTTCGGCTTATACAATGAACGTGTCGGTGCGTTTACTTTGGTAGCGAAGAATGAAGATACGGCAACACAAGCTTTCTCTCAAGCGAAGAAAATCATTCGTGCTATCTACTCTAACCCACCATGTCACGGTGCTGCGGTTGTTACTCATATCCTAAACGATGCCGCACTGCGCGCTGAATGGGAACAAGAAGTAACCGAAATGCGCGAACGTATTCATGAAATGCGTAGCCTGTTCGTGCAAACCTTAAAAGAACAAGGTGTGACTGAAGACTTCAGCTTTATCGAACGTCAAAATGGCATGTTCTCATTCTCTGGTTTGAACAAAGAGCAAGTACAACGTTTGAAAGAAGAAATGGGCATTTACATTGTTGGTTCTGGCCGCATTAGTGTGGCAGGTATGACGAAATCTAACATGCTACCGCTATGTAAAGGTGTCGCGGCTGTTCTTTAATAGCGAGTTCTAGCACATACCATGCGATAAATAATTGAAAACCGAACCGTTGCGTTCGGTTTTTCTTTTTTGATCGTTGGCACGATAAGCGATTTCCACCTATGCTCGAATCTGCGTAAACCAACAAAATAGTGTAAAATGCGCGTTCCCCAAACGCCATGCTCTGTCAATACACAGCATAAAAGACGTAACTTAAGGAGCCTTCAATGGAAGCTGAGCTGCTAGAAATAAAAAACTTTCTCAGCCAATATCCCCCTTTTAACGAGATGCCAGAGGAATCTCTGGATGAAATCGCGAGCCAAATTGAGATTGGCTACTACCGGGAGGAGACTCCGATTATCCATTTCGGTGATTACATCGAAGATTTATACATGATTCGCAGTGGCACGGTTGAGCTCTATCGCCGAAAAGGTGAATTGTATAACCGCCTGTCTGCGGGTGATTTATTTGGCCAAATGGGCCTACTGACCAACAATAAAGTTCGCTTTCCTGTGACAGCGGTTGAAGATACGCTGGTGTATTGCATTCCAGGCGAGCTATTTCAAAAATTGTACGACGAATACGATGTATTCGCCGACTTTGTCGAAGTAGCAGATAACGCCCGTTTACGTAATGCAGTATCAAGCAAAGCGGAAGAAAACGATCTTACGACCGTTAAAGTAACCAGCTTATTGACGCATGAGGCGGCATTTGTATACAAAAATGCCACTATCCAAGAAACAGCGATCAAAATGGCGGAAGAAAACATCTCGGCCTTGCTGATTATAGATCCAGAAATAATGGCTGATAATGAAGATGACGACTCCCCTATTTTGGGCATAATCACCGATCGCGATCTGTGTCGCCGCGTACTTGTCACAGGAATGGACCACGATTCTTGTGTCACTGAAGTGATGACAACAGATGTCATCTCGCTTGATTCAAATGCCTATGTATGGGAAGCCATGCTGACCATGTTGCGCTATAACGTGCACCATCTACCGGTAATTAAAGAGAAAAATCCTTTAGGTATTATCGAGATTTCCGACATTGTTCGTTACGAATCGCAAAACTCACTACTACTTGTGAGCAGTATTTTCCAACAACAATCAGTCGATGATCTCGCGCAAGTAGCATCACAGCTTAAAGATAGCTTTTTACGCATGGTTAACGAAGACGCCAACTCACATATGATCGGCACCGCAATGTCGACCATTGGCCGCAGTTTCAAACAAAGAATTCTTGAGCTGGCAGAAGAAGAGTTTGGCCCTGCCCCAATTCCATTTTGCTTCCTTGCTCTGGGTTCAATGGGACGCGACGAACAGCTCGTTGTTACCGACCAAGATAACGCTATCATTTTAGATGACAGCTATGATGAAACGCGCCACGGTGAGTACTTTGAAAAACTAGCCAAGTTTGTTTGTGATGCGCTCGACCAATGTGGTTATACCTATTGTACCGGCGATATTATGGCAACAAACCCAACTTGGCGTATGACTCGCCGTGAATGGGAAGAATGCTTCGCTGATTGGATTGATAATCCGAATCCAAAAGCCTTACTTAATGCTTCAATTTTCTTCGATCTTGATGGTGTGTATGGTCGCTTAAAATGGGCGGAACAACTTAACGGCTTTATTGTTCGTCGCGCTCGCCGTAATAATCGCTTCTTAGCGTGTTTGGCTCGTAATGCTTTAAATCGTACGCCACCACTGGGCTTCTTTAAAAACTTCGTGATGGAAAAAGATGGTCGTCATAACAACTCTATCAACCTGAAACGTCGTGGCACAGCGCCATTGGCGGATTTGATTCGTGTTCATGCACTTGCTGTGGGTTCTCGTTCGAAGAATTCATTTGAACGTTTAGACGATATCATTGATGCCGGGATTCTACCGAAAGGACGCGGCCATGACCTGCGCGATGCATTGGAGTTTATCTCTATGGTTCGTATTCGCCACCAAGCGATTGATATTGAGCAAGACCAAGAGCCAGATAATAACATCGAGCCTGAAAACCTATCGGACTTCGAACGTCGTAACCTCAAAGATGCTTTCCAAATCTTGAGTAACGCACAGAACTTTCTGAAATACCGTTACCAAGCGGGTAATAGCTTCAAATAATAGATGGGGTGACAGTGAAACAGATGTTTAAAACACCAAGCGTGGATTGGCCATATAAATTCAAAGCGAAATTGAAAGTCACCAAGCATCCGATGCTACGTGATTTTTACTCAGCAGAGTTGCCGGCAAAAAATACACCGATTGGCGAAGTCGAATTTCTCGCCATGGATTTTGAAACAACCGGTCTTGATACCAATAAAGATGAGATAATCACCATTGGTATGGTTCCTTTTACGCTCAATCGCATCTATCTTAACCGAGCAAAGCACTGGACTATTCGGCCAAGACAAAAGCTCAATGATGACTCAGTGGTTATCCATGGTATTACCCACAGCGATATTAATAATGCACCTGATTTATCTGAAGTAATTGAAGATGTGTTGCAAGCTATGGCTGGTAAAATCATGGTGGTACACTATCGTAAGATCGAGCGTGAGATGCTAGATAAAGCACTAAAGCGGCGAATAAAAGAAGGGATTATTTTTCCTGTGGTCGATACCATGGAATTAGAGAGCCAGATTCAACGTTATATATCTGGTGGATTGTGGAATCGCTTAAAAGGTAAAAAGCCCGGTTCAGTGCGCTTAGGGCAATCACGAGTACGCTATAGTCTACCAGCTTATACTCCGCACCATGCATTAACGGATGCCATCGCGACCGCTGAGCTGTTACAAGCTCAAATCGCTCATCATTTTTCAGATAAAGACCCGCTGCAAAACTATTGGTTATAACCCGTTATTTTCTCTGTTAAGCCATCTCACGATGGCTTATTGGGTTTAGCTCATCCCTATTTCATACTCATGACTCACTAATGACACATTCCGCGCTCACACTCAGATAATATACAACCAAGTGCATTATTGTTTTAATCGGTCCCTCACTGTATCTGCGGCTTATAACGGCATAAAAGCCATTAGTGCTGGGTCATATGATAAATCGAGTTAGGAGATTAGAATGGCTTCGCAAATCAGTTTCGCTTCATTTAATTTACAGAACTTTCAGGCCCCAAAACAAAACGTTTATCAAAAGCCAGTATCACAGCCTTTTTATGATAAAAAACTGGCGTGGACTGAGAGTATGTTTGCTCAGATCGATGCAGATATCATTGCATTTCAAGAACTGTGGAATAAGCAGTGTTTGTATGACGTTTTAAAAAATCATCCTGATTATACGCCCGTATTTATCGGAGATGAGTGGTACAACATCGCGGTTGCGCTCGCTGTTCGTGAGCCTTGGGTGGTGAAAAAATCTGAGGTAATCAAAGCGTTTCCCTTTGAACAACTCGTGAAAGTGGATGATAACGATGGTGAAGATGATGAATTCTCTCTGCAAATCAAACAGTTTTCTCGTTCGATTTTAAAAGTAGAACTGGAGAATAAACATTCCACTACCACACCCAATATTACCGTGTTCGCCTGCCACCTAAAATCTAAATTACCTAGCCAAACCCAGGGATTTGCCAGCCAGTATCAAACAGCGATTGGCAGTGCGATGTCAACGGTACGTCGCACTGCAGAAGCGGCCGCTCTGAGAATGATGTTAATTGATCATATGCGCCATAATGACCAACCCACCGTCGTGATTGGCGATTTTAACGATGATCCTCAAAGCAATACGCTCAGTATTGTTACCGATCAGCCCACCATGACGGCGGCATCGCGTGGGGTAGATTCAGGTCTATATAGCGCACTTTATCTTCAACAATTACAATCATTTCGTAACGTGTATTACACCTATGACCACCAGCACCATCGCGATGTGCTCGATCATATTTTAGTTTCTAAAGAGTTTTTTAATTATGCAAAAGATTCGATATGGGGATTAAAAGAAGCACGAGTATGGAACGACCATATTGATGATGGGCTTGATTACAGTACGGACCACGGCATTATTAAAGCAACGTTTAAATAAACAAAAACACCATGCCAAGGCATGGTGTTTTTTGTCTTCGCAGCAAATTACAGTTTAAAGCGGCTGATTTCACTGTGCAGTTGATGGGACAGCTCTGATAGGCCAGCGGCTTGTTCCGCCGCTTCATGGGCATCCGTTGCTAACTCTTCAGAGACATCGCGAATACCGGACGTATTACGAGTGATCTCTGAGGTCACCGAGGATTGTTCTTCAGCAGCTGAAGCAATTTGTGTCGCCATGTCGCTGATCATTTCTACGGCTTTTTGAATTTGAGTCAGGCTTGCTGCCGCCTCAGTTGCATCATCTACCGAAGTATCAGAAAGCTTACGGCTGTCGTTCATAATCCCCACTGC
This DNA window, taken from Vibrio nitrifigilis, encodes the following:
- a CDS encoding methyl-accepting chemotaxis protein; the encoded protein is MSLVSRIIGGFAVLVVFLLILVAVNYFSVDKINTDISEVTRVTLPLSKAVGTLKTDVLQQNNYVVSVFAVDDAAQISQLEQDFSGMNGKIESTINDISNSSLNKGGAFAADIDQITNLRKSYTNAGKNLMDIRRKTLINEAKIDEHLKTISNVERRLTYYLQKYSTGRFTDDPQFNLTIVGLQRETKQVLNAFNHYLVSKNLKMLESSLEGMSVVLKNRFNEIQRYDTDKGKLFSLMINPLVDEIQNPDGLFAYYKVRHDLKEQTDTNMATIKANTSALQDSLDKFIVESDKIVAQARQSSEESINLIKETMFIVSAIALAIAIFVPAWIASSVRKALKNFKQALIQMTKGDLTVEFEQKTKDEFGELGSYLNGLAGNLRETFSGLSRSAQELTQVADSNATISNQTTAAVSSQRTLLETTASAMTEMESSVAEVAQRAQDTMMAAEQAHEQTTDVGQSIKQAIDNIKEQAEQIEKTSRTAIELNEYGEKIDSIIETIQDIAEQTNLLALNAAIEAARAGEQGRGFAVVADEVRNLASRTKKSTEEIQSMIEIMQKLIRAVVDVINVNLSKNDSNIAVAEQADQGLVQMSSLIGQIVEMNMQIATATEEQSSTAKEISQSVVHISDSAEETARGAVSNAESSETLKDQARTQLGLIEKFHV
- a CDS encoding substrate-binding domain-containing protein, giving the protein MNRSKLRFKHGIHIAAALLLGGMLLHVPMANAKFLAVTVSSEDNFRNLLSSSIEKAVDDRRDDVYIDSAENNFAVQVQQIESYIKAGADAIIIFPCGTPEQNESLFKYAEKVPLVFINTEPTDDLEGMPRNTIYVGSNELESGTMQMEELARLAGYKGKIALMMGDMNHKAARTRTQDVDDVVAKYPNLTVIKRESGFWQRNKGYKIVSDWIKQGVDFDILLGNNDEMIIGGIMALRDAGKDPKKYLTGGVDATKDALIDMSKGDLDVTVLQDAVGQGRAAVEMAYKMINGERVKSPHWVPFKLVTKDNYQQFVKD
- the asnS gene encoding asparagine--tRNA ligase, with translation MTYAPVTDVLSGKLAVDSEVTVRGWVRTRRDSKAGISFLAIYDGSCFNPIQAVVPNNLNNYNEEVLKLTTGCSVEVTGTVVASPAKGQDFELAATNVKVVGWVEDADTYPMAKTRHSIEYLREVAHLRPRTNVIGAVARVRNCLSQAIHRFYHEQGFNWVSAPLITAADAEGAGEMFRVSTLDLENLPLTDEGKVDYNEDFFGKETFLTVSGQLNAEAYACAISKVYTFGPTFRAENSNTSRHLAEFWMVEPEVAFAELDDVAKLSEEMLKYVFKAVLEERRDDLEFFAQRIDKEAITRLEKFVDSDFAQVDYTDAIDILIKSGKEFEFPVEWGIDLASEHERFLAEEHFKAPVIVKNYPKDIKAFYMRLNEDGKTVAAMDVLAPGIGEIIGGSQREERLDVLDARMKEMNIEPESMSWYRDLRRYGTVPHAGFGLGFERLVSYVTGMGNVRDVIPFPRTPRNANY
- a CDS encoding amino acid aminotransferase; this translates as MFEKIVAAPADPILGLTEEFKKDTRTDKINLGVGIYKNEAGETPVLATVKKAEAALLDSEKTKSYLSIEGTADYGLAVQKLLFGADADIVASHRAKTAQAPGGTGALRIAGEFIKRHLGDVKVWISNPTWANHHAVFNSSGLETAQYTYYNAETHDKDFPAMLADLEEAQAGDVVLLHGCCHNPTGIDPTKDEWETLAKLVAAKGLLPLFDFAYQGFANGVEEDAAGLRLFTQYNSEILVASSFSKNFGLYNERVGAFTLVAKNEDTATQAFSQAKKIIRAIYSNPPCHGAAVVTHILNDAALRAEWEQEVTEMRERIHEMRSLFVQTLKEQGVTEDFSFIERQNGMFSFSGLNKEQVQRLKEEMGIYIVGSGRISVAGMTKSNMLPLCKGVAAVL
- a CDS encoding DUF294 nucleotidyltransferase-like domain-containing protein — protein: MEAELLEIKNFLSQYPPFNEMPEESLDEIASQIEIGYYREETPIIHFGDYIEDLYMIRSGTVELYRRKGELYNRLSAGDLFGQMGLLTNNKVRFPVTAVEDTLVYCIPGELFQKLYDEYDVFADFVEVADNARLRNAVSSKAEENDLTTVKVTSLLTHEAAFVYKNATIQETAIKMAEENISALLIIDPEIMADNEDDDSPILGIITDRDLCRRVLVTGMDHDSCVTEVMTTDVISLDSNAYVWEAMLTMLRYNVHHLPVIKEKNPLGIIEISDIVRYESQNSLLLVSSIFQQQSVDDLAQVASQLKDSFLRMVNEDANSHMIGTAMSTIGRSFKQRILELAEEEFGPAPIPFCFLALGSMGRDEQLVVTDQDNAIILDDSYDETRHGEYFEKLAKFVCDALDQCGYTYCTGDIMATNPTWRMTRREWEECFADWIDNPNPKALLNASIFFDLDGVYGRLKWAEQLNGFIVRRARRNNRFLACLARNALNRTPPLGFFKNFVMEKDGRHNNSINLKRRGTAPLADLIRVHALAVGSRSKNSFERLDDIIDAGILPKGRGHDLRDALEFISMVRIRHQAIDIEQDQEPDNNIEPENLSDFERRNLKDAFQILSNAQNFLKYRYQAGNSFK
- a CDS encoding 3'-5' exonuclease; protein product: MKQMFKTPSVDWPYKFKAKLKVTKHPMLRDFYSAELPAKNTPIGEVEFLAMDFETTGLDTNKDEIITIGMVPFTLNRIYLNRAKHWTIRPRQKLNDDSVVIHGITHSDINNAPDLSEVIEDVLQAMAGKIMVVHYRKIEREMLDKALKRRIKEGIIFPVVDTMELESQIQRYISGGLWNRLKGKKPGSVRLGQSRVRYSLPAYTPHHALTDAIATAELLQAQIAHHFSDKDPLQNYWL
- a CDS encoding endonuclease/exonuclease/phosphatase family protein; the protein is MASQISFASFNLQNFQAPKQNVYQKPVSQPFYDKKLAWTESMFAQIDADIIAFQELWNKQCLYDVLKNHPDYTPVFIGDEWYNIAVALAVREPWVVKKSEVIKAFPFEQLVKVDDNDGEDDEFSLQIKQFSRSILKVELENKHSTTTPNITVFACHLKSKLPSQTQGFASQYQTAIGSAMSTVRRTAEAAALRMMLIDHMRHNDQPTVVIGDFNDDPQSNTLSIVTDQPTMTAASRGVDSGLYSALYLQQLQSFRNVYYTYDHQHHRDVLDHILVSKEFFNYAKDSIWGLKEARVWNDHIDDGLDYSTDHGIIKATFK